The Halanaerobium praevalens DSM 2228 genome contains a region encoding:
- a CDS encoding initiation-control protein YabA → MDQEILSSLAHFQEQIEALSLRFHKLKDITYQLYQENEELQRENEELRSLLFKDQEEAEESVVEKEGYSNLIHIYDEGYHVCPLSFGEKRKGECLFCLNLLENQGKEK, encoded by the coding sequence ATGGACCAGGAAATACTAAGCAGCCTTGCCCATTTTCAGGAGCAAATTGAGGCACTTTCCCTCAGGTTTCATAAACTTAAAGATATAACCTACCAACTGTATCAGGAGAATGAAGAGCTGCAGCGAGAAAATGAAGAATTGAGGTCTTTGCTTTTTAAAGACCAAGAAGAAGCAGAAGAATCAGTAGTTGAAAAAGAAGGTTATAGTAATTTAATTCACATTTATGATGAAGGTTATCATGTTTGTCCTTTAAGTTTTGGTGAAAAAAGAAAAGGAGAATGCCTTTTTTGTTTAAATCTACTTGAAAATCAGGGTAAGGAGAAATAA
- the rsmI gene encoding 16S rRNA (cytidine(1402)-2'-O)-methyltransferase, with amino-acid sequence MQEAKLYLCGTPIGNLDDVSQRLLQTLKKVDLIACEDTRRSQKLLNYFSIKTKLISYHEHNEQARSEELISLMQEGKNIALVSDAGMPAISDPGEILVKKAIKAGIEVIPIPGPSAFLAALVVSGLDISAFSFKAFIPRSGKKRKKFLEELALAQTTTAFYESPYRLKETLKDLADFSQELGARQALVAREITKIHEQKYYGSLAELAAELSDQTIKGEIVIVVSGRNQVQVETEGWEEYSILEHLELLIGSGMTKKQAIKKVAKLRELPKSKVYKEAVAISVDKNKFENN; translated from the coding sequence TTGCAAGAAGCAAAACTTTATTTATGTGGAACCCCAATTGGTAATTTAGATGATGTAAGTCAGCGCCTGCTGCAGACTTTAAAAAAAGTTGATTTAATAGCTTGTGAAGATACTCGCAGGAGCCAGAAGCTTCTGAATTATTTTTCTATTAAAACAAAATTGATTAGTTATCATGAACATAATGAGCAGGCTAGAAGTGAAGAACTTATTTCTCTAATGCAAGAAGGCAAAAATATTGCTTTAGTTAGTGATGCTGGGATGCCTGCTATTTCTGATCCCGGTGAGATTTTAGTCAAAAAAGCAATCAAAGCTGGAATTGAAGTAATTCCTATTCCTGGGCCAAGTGCTTTTTTAGCAGCTCTTGTTGTTTCAGGACTTGATATTTCTGCTTTTTCTTTTAAGGCCTTTATTCCTCGTTCTGGTAAAAAAAGAAAAAAATTCTTAGAAGAGCTGGCTTTAGCCCAAACAACAACAGCTTTTTACGAATCACCTTATCGACTTAAAGAGACTTTAAAGGATTTAGCTGACTTTAGTCAGGAATTAGGAGCTAGGCAGGCTTTAGTAGCTCGAGAAATAACTAAAATCCACGAACAAAAATATTATGGCAGTTTAGCTGAACTAGCAGCAGAATTAAGTGATCAAACAATTAAAGGCGAAATAGTAATAGTTGTTTCAGGGAGAAATCAGGTTCAGGTTGAAACTGAAGGTTGGGAAGAATATAGTATTTTAGAACACCTTGAGCTTTTAATTGGAAGTGGAATGACTAAAAAACAAGCAATTAAAAAAGTTGCTAAGTTAAGAGAACTCCCTAAAAGCAAGGTTTACAAAGAAGCTGTAGCTATTTCGGTTGATAAAAATAAATTTGAAAATAATTAA
- a CDS encoding PSP1 domain-containing protein, with product MNTVVGVSFKKAGKIYYFDPGELELKTGDYVIVETARGIEYAEVVVGKKEIADEEIVAPLKDVMRKATLKDRDKHEHNLELEKEAKTICFKKIKKHGLPMKLIDVEYTFDHNKIIFYFTADGRVDFRELVKDLASVFKTRIELRQIGVRDEAKMLGGLGPCGLPVCCATFLRDFQPISIKMAKKQNLSLNPSKISGLCGRLMCCLRYEAQTYKELKQLMPNIGTKIELEMGKGKVVDRNLVKHTIEVDIGTEENLEINVEDLADYDLT from the coding sequence ATGAATACGGTAGTTGGAGTTAGTTTCAAAAAAGCCGGGAAAATCTATTATTTTGACCCTGGTGAACTTGAGCTGAAGACCGGTGATTATGTAATAGTGGAAACTGCTCGCGGTATAGAATATGCCGAAGTAGTTGTTGGAAAAAAAGAGATTGCTGATGAAGAAATAGTTGCTCCTTTAAAAGATGTAATGAGAAAAGCGACTTTAAAAGATAGAGATAAACATGAGCATAATTTAGAATTAGAAAAAGAAGCTAAAACTATTTGCTTTAAGAAAATTAAAAAACATGGTTTACCAATGAAATTAATAGATGTTGAATATACTTTTGATCATAATAAAATAATTTTTTATTTCACCGCTGATGGTAGAGTAGATTTTAGAGAATTAGTTAAAGATTTAGCCTCTGTTTTTAAAACAAGAATTGAATTAAGGCAAATAGGGGTTAGAGATGAAGCTAAAATGCTGGGTGGTTTAGGTCCTTGTGGACTTCCTGTCTGTTGTGCTACTTTTTTACGTGATTTTCAACCAATTTCAATTAAAATGGCCAAAAAACAAAATTTATCCCTTAATCCTTCCAAAATATCTGGCTTATGTGGCCGTTTAATGTGCTGCTTACGTTATGAAGCTCAGACCTACAAAGAACTAAAACAACTAATGCCAAATATTGGAACTAAAATTGAATTAGAGATGGGTAAAGGAAAAGTTGTAGATCGTAATTTAGTTAAACATACTATAGAAGTTGATATTGGCACTGAAGAAAATTTGGAGATAAATGTCGAAGATTTGGCTGACTATGATTTAACTTGA
- the holB gene encoding DNA polymerase III subunit delta', producing the protein MSFNSIIGQEEAVSILQDEIKKERISHAYLFAAKKGSGKSKLAFEFAKAIFCQESELDSCGQCINCRKLEHQNHPDFKIISILEAKTAISIAQIRDLKKEIAYKPYDSEHKIYVIEAAEKMTKEAANSLLKTLEEPPSFATIILLTEDTGKLLPTLVSRCQQIELKSVSQSKIQKLLLNKGLNSEQAEIISRTAAGSPGKALAISKIEAYFEKRKEVYDFLRDVRNKNTIEIFAITKKLSELLQTDFPCFDLLSDWYRDIMMIKQDYLEAVINKDYLSDLKKLAQTLDLKQIIKNLELIAESEKNIELNIRAELSLEVLFFKLRQPDQ; encoded by the coding sequence ATGAGTTTTAACTCAATTATTGGACAAGAAGAAGCCGTTTCGATTTTGCAGGATGAGATTAAAAAAGAGAGGATAAGTCATGCTTATCTTTTTGCTGCCAAAAAAGGTAGTGGTAAATCTAAATTAGCTTTTGAGTTTGCTAAAGCTATTTTTTGTCAGGAATCTGAACTTGATAGCTGTGGCCAATGTATTAATTGTCGTAAATTAGAGCATCAAAACCATCCTGATTTTAAAATCATTTCTATTTTAGAAGCTAAAACTGCTATTTCTATTGCTCAGATTAGAGATTTAAAAAAAGAAATAGCCTATAAACCTTATGATAGTGAACACAAAATTTATGTTATTGAAGCTGCCGAAAAAATGACTAAAGAAGCAGCTAATTCGCTTTTAAAAACTTTGGAAGAACCACCTTCTTTTGCTACTATCATTTTATTAACAGAAGACACCGGTAAATTACTGCCAACACTTGTTTCGCGTTGTCAACAAATAGAATTAAAAAGTGTTAGTCAGTCCAAGATCCAAAAATTGTTATTAAATAAAGGTTTAAATTCAGAACAGGCTGAAATAATAAGTAGAACTGCTGCTGGCAGTCCTGGTAAGGCACTTGCTATTTCGAAAATTGAAGCTTATTTTGAAAAGAGAAAAGAAGTTTATGATTTTTTAAGAGATGTGAGGAATAAAAATACAATTGAGATTTTTGCAATTACAAAAAAATTAAGTGAACTTTTACAGACTGATTTTCCCTGTTTTGATTTGCTATCAGACTGGTATCGCGATATAATGATGATTAAACAGGATTATCTGGAAGCAGTGATCAATAAAGACTATTTATCTGACTTAAAAAAACTTGCTCAAACTTTAGACTTAAAGCAAATAATTAAAAACTTAGAGCTAATAGCAGAGAGTGAAAAAAATATAGAACTGAATATTAGGGCAGAACTTAGTCTGGAAGTTTTATTTTTCAAACTGCGCCAGCCTGATCAATAA
- a CDS encoding cyclic-di-AMP receptor — translation MEKKADAGKTVKMVIAIVHDHDAADLLEALTTAGFQATKMASTGGFLREGNTTFLIGSDEEHVEEVLDIIKANCESRKKTVAPMSPVANSLEGYYSFPMEIKIGGATIFIIDVEQFAKI, via the coding sequence ATGGAAAAAAAAGCAGATGCAGGCAAAACAGTAAAAATGGTAATCGCTATAGTCCATGACCATGATGCAGCAGATCTTTTGGAAGCTCTAACTACAGCTGGTTTTCAAGCAACTAAGATGGCATCAACTGGTGGTTTTTTAAGAGAAGGAAATACAACTTTTTTAATTGGTTCTGATGAGGAACATGTAGAAGAAGTTTTAGATATTATTAAAGCTAATTGTGAGTCTCGCAAAAAAACAGTAGCTCCCATGTCACCTGTAGCAAATTCTTTAGAAGGGTATTATTCTTTTCCCATGGAAATTAAAATTGGAGGAGCTACTATCTTTATTATTGATGTAGAACAATTTGCTAAAATTTAG
- the metG gene encoding methionine--tRNA ligase, whose product MTKDTYYVTTPIYYPSDKLHIGHAYTTVAADTIARYKKMRGFDTMFLTGSDEHGQKIERKAQAAGKEAKEYVDQIVATFKNLWDKLDIEYDYFIRTTEARHEKVVQQIFEKLYDQGDIYKGKYEGWYCTPCEAFWTERQLEEAKEEKVCPDCHREVEWVEEESYFFKMSKYADRLLEHIKDHPEFIEPESRRNEMINFIENGLDDLSVSRTTFEWGIPVPIDDDHVIYVWIDALSNYLTAIGYQTDQENFEKYWPADLHLVGKDILRFHTIIWPIIIMALDLELPKQVFGHGWLLSETGKMSKSKGNVVDPVVLIDDFGKDAIRYYLLREVAFGTDGKYSTESLIQRINSDLANDLGNLLNRTVSMVDQYFDSEIPKVAEKADLDQELIDLAAQTKKEVEIEMEKLKYTVALEKIWNFVRRTNKYIDQTSPWLLAKEPAKRDRLKTVLYNLLESLRIIAVMLKPFLTEAPFKMGQQLGQLEAIEDADWEAATWGSLKTGVKVKNGEPMFPRIVLEEYFEKVEQRKEKSKDKDLKEREKMDLVEIKERITFSDFMDADIRVAEILEAEKIEGSNKLLKLQVDIGLEKRQLVAGIAKKFEAEAVIGKQILIVANLEPATIFGVKSEGMILAASDPEGNMVLSTVSSEIANGSQVK is encoded by the coding sequence TTGACTAAAGATACCTATTATGTAACAACTCCAATTTACTACCCCAGTGATAAATTACATATCGGCCATGCTTATACAACAGTTGCTGCCGATACAATTGCTCGCTACAAAAAAATGCGAGGTTTTGACACTATGTTTTTGACTGGCTCAGATGAACACGGTCAAAAAATAGAGCGTAAAGCTCAGGCAGCAGGTAAAGAAGCTAAAGAATATGTTGATCAGATTGTAGCAACTTTTAAAAACCTGTGGGACAAATTAGATATTGAATATGATTATTTTATTCGGACAACTGAAGCTAGACATGAAAAAGTTGTGCAGCAGATATTTGAAAAACTTTATGACCAAGGTGATATCTATAAAGGTAAGTATGAGGGTTGGTATTGTACACCTTGTGAAGCTTTTTGGACAGAAAGGCAATTAGAAGAAGCAAAAGAAGAAAAAGTTTGTCCTGACTGCCATAGAGAAGTAGAATGGGTAGAAGAAGAAAGCTATTTCTTTAAAATGAGTAAATATGCAGATCGACTTTTAGAGCATATTAAAGATCATCCTGAGTTTATTGAACCTGAATCTCGCCGCAATGAAATGATTAATTTTATTGAAAATGGTTTAGATGATTTGAGTGTTTCTAGAACTACTTTTGAGTGGGGAATACCAGTGCCAATTGATGATGATCATGTTATTTATGTTTGGATTGATGCTTTAAGTAATTATTTAACAGCAATTGGTTATCAAACTGATCAGGAAAATTTCGAAAAATATTGGCCTGCTGATTTGCATTTAGTTGGTAAAGATATACTTCGTTTTCACACTATAATCTGGCCTATTATTATTATGGCCTTGGATTTAGAGCTGCCAAAACAGGTATTTGGTCACGGCTGGCTTTTAAGTGAAACAGGCAAAATGTCTAAATCAAAAGGTAATGTAGTTGATCCAGTTGTTTTAATTGATGACTTTGGTAAAGATGCTATCCGTTATTATCTTTTAAGAGAAGTTGCCTTTGGTACAGACGGAAAATATTCTACCGAATCATTGATTCAGCGGATTAATTCTGATTTAGCAAATGATCTTGGTAACCTTTTAAATAGAACAGTGTCAATGGTAGACCAGTATTTTGATAGTGAAATTCCAAAAGTAGCAGAAAAAGCAGATTTAGATCAAGAATTAATCGATTTGGCTGCTCAAACTAAAAAAGAAGTAGAAATCGAAATGGAAAAACTAAAATATACTGTAGCTTTAGAAAAAATATGGAACTTTGTGCGGAGGACAAATAAATATATTGATCAAACAAGTCCTTGGCTTTTAGCAAAAGAGCCTGCAAAAAGAGATCGTCTAAAAACAGTACTCTATAATCTTTTAGAATCTCTCAGAATTATAGCTGTAATGTTAAAACCATTTTTAACAGAAGCTCCTTTTAAAATGGGCCAGCAGTTAGGACAACTAGAGGCTATAGAAGATGCTGATTGGGAAGCTGCAACTTGGGGATCATTAAAAACAGGAGTTAAAGTTAAGAATGGAGAGCCTATGTTCCCTCGTATAGTTCTGGAAGAATATTTTGAAAAAGTTGAGCAGAGAAAAGAAAAATCTAAAGATAAAGATTTAAAGGAGAGAGAAAAAATGGATTTAGTTGAAATTAAAGAAAGAATTACATTTAGTGATTTTATGGATGCCGATATAAGAGTTGCCGAAATTTTAGAGGCAGAAAAAATTGAAGGTAGCAATAAATTACTTAAATTACAAGTTGATATTGGTTTAGAAAAAAGACAATTAGTAGCTGGAATTGCTAAGAAATTTGAGGCTGAAGCTGTAATTGGGAAGCAAATTTTAATTGTTGCTAATCTAGAACCTGCCACAATTTTTGGAGTTAAATCTGAAGGTATGATTTTAGCAGCTTCTGATCCTGAAGGTAATATGGTTTTATCTACAGTTAGTTCTGAAATTGCAAATGGAAGTCAAGTAAAATAG
- a CDS encoding redox-sensing transcriptional repressor Rex yields MKSRENIPKATIERLPLYYRCLDKMDTFEEVEVVSSKDLGGKLGIPSTQVRKDLSYYGEFGRRGVGYNVNELKTSVGKILGVDRIWPAVLAGAGHLGHALVNYKTFTTMGFEITHVLDNDSTKIGTKINERQVEDIKKMEAIIKENEIKLGVISVPTEAAQDVADQMVAAGIKAIWNFAPTRLYVPDDVDVKNEDLAVGIVSLIYNLSWQEMEAKGE; encoded by the coding sequence GTGAAAAGCAGAGAGAATATACCAAAAGCGACAATTGAGCGACTGCCGTTATATTACAGATGCCTTGATAAAATGGATACTTTCGAAGAAGTTGAAGTTGTCTCATCTAAAGATTTAGGGGGTAAATTAGGAATCCCTTCGACTCAGGTTCGCAAAGATCTCTCTTATTATGGTGAGTTTGGTCGTCGTGGTGTTGGTTATAATGTTAATGAATTAAAAACATCTGTTGGTAAAATTTTAGGTGTTGACCGAATCTGGCCTGCAGTTTTAGCTGGAGCTGGACATTTGGGCCATGCTTTAGTTAATTATAAGACTTTTACTACAATGGGTTTTGAGATAACACATGTTTTAGATAATGATTCTACAAAAATTGGAACCAAGATTAATGAGCGTCAAGTTGAAGATATTAAAAAAATGGAAGCAATAATTAAAGAAAATGAGATTAAATTAGGAGTTATTTCAGTTCCGACAGAAGCAGCACAAGATGTTGCAGATCAGATGGTAGCTGCTGGGATTAAAGCTATTTGGAATTTTGCTCCCACCAGATTATATGTACCAGATGATGTTGATGTTAAAAATGAAGACTTAGCAGTTGGTATTGTTTCTTTAATTTATAATTTAAGTTGGCAAGAAATGGAAGCGAAGGGTGAATAA
- a CDS encoding tRNA1(Val) (adenine(37)-N6)-methyltransferase — protein MEKIHYLIENELEIIQDDRFFKFGTDSVLLANFVKLRRGDQVIDLGTGSGVIPLLLAYKNPEIKVTGVEIQAEAAALAQKNVEFNNLSEQIEIVNQDLCTLDSKYKTGSFDVVVSNPPYLPVASGKLKENDYVAIARHELKADLEAVVAEAARLLKYGGHFFLVHRAERLTEVIETLARHNCQAKELRLVQARQDKEADIFLLKAKKGANPGLRVKPVLIIYQADSSEYTAELKEIYGL, from the coding sequence ATGGAAAAGATTCATTATTTAATTGAAAATGAACTAGAAATTATACAAGATGATAGATTTTTTAAATTTGGAACTGATTCTGTACTTTTGGCAAACTTTGTAAAATTGAGACGTGGAGATCAAGTTATTGATCTCGGTACAGGCAGTGGTGTGATTCCACTGCTTTTAGCATATAAAAATCCAGAAATAAAAGTAACTGGAGTTGAAATTCAGGCTGAAGCAGCTGCTTTAGCTCAAAAAAATGTGGAGTTTAATAACTTAAGTGAGCAAATTGAAATTGTTAATCAAGACCTTTGCACTTTAGACTCTAAATATAAAACAGGTTCTTTTGATGTTGTAGTTTCTAATCCACCTTATCTACCAGTAGCAAGTGGAAAATTAAAGGAAAATGATTATGTAGCAATTGCTAGACATGAGCTCAAAGCAGATTTAGAAGCTGTAGTAGCTGAGGCAGCCAGACTTTTAAAATATGGAGGCCATTTTTTTCTTGTTCATCGGGCAGAAAGATTGACAGAAGTAATTGAAACTTTAGCTCGTCATAACTGTCAGGCCAAAGAACTACGCTTGGTCCAAGCTCGGCAGGATAAAGAAGCCGATATCTTTTTACTCAAAGCTAAAAAAGGAGCTAATCCTGGCTTGAGAGTTAAACCAGTTTTGATTATTTATCAGGCTGATAGTAGTGAGTATACAGCAGAACTAAAAGAAATTTATGGACTTTAA